The sequence below is a genomic window from Amia ocellicauda isolate fAmiCal2 chromosome 6, fAmiCal2.hap1, whole genome shotgun sequence.
TATGTTATTTAGAAGAGGAAACATCATTTGGAAATTAGAGTGTCATGTCTAAGCTTATGTCTAAGTCATGGCTTGCAGAATAGACTGCTCTCAAAGGGTTTCAGACAGGAAATGTAACACGTTTGTGTCGGGCTGTCACGCTAAAATAAATCATGAGGAAGTACATAATACAGAAAGCTATTAAATTCTGACATTATTTATCTGCCAATGGGATACAGTAATcaaaatttgattattttaaatcatgtttTGCAAAATACTCACGACCCAAACATGCATTACTTAACattaagtaaaataatgttCCTTGAATAACATCGTTGTCTCTGCCCTACAAAACTATATTTCTGCAAGAACATTTTTGTTCCTGGTAGATTACAAACCACTTGAATCACTCATTTAGTCATTTTAAATAAGACAATACATCTAATCAGTATAGTAATCATAATATAacctattatttttatttcttgggatGTTAGATTGCAAATCATAATACttcaatacaattattatttttgactaAAATTAGACAAAGTTGATAGTTATTTTGTACTGCACTGGTTTTTAACAACAATACAACATTAGTACACAGCTTGACAATGTGATGATATCACAGGCGCATGTCTGAGGTCATGGTGATACTAGTGGATATGTTATGAATTAAAGTCCGACAATCCACGCCCACCAGCCAGCAGTAACTCATATTAATAGTCAAACTGTTACACTACAATTTAAACACCCATTCATGTAATTCAATATTAGATAAGGAAAATTTTCGTTttgaattgaaaaacaaaatcttgcACGATTACTATAAAAGTCAATGATTAAATAAAACCGTTAAGGGTTTtgccacagaaaaaaaaaaaactcctacaCATTCCTGCAGAAACATGGAcgattgtgtgcgtgtgtgacagGAAAACCTTTGTAGACTGATCTCACAAAAAAAGATACAAAAGATGCAAATAAACAGGTGAAAGTATCGGGTTGTGCGCGTCTTTGTAGCTGATAGTTTCTTTCACCGAAGGCGATCTACGTGTATTGCGACGTTTTGGTGCTGTAACCGAGCAACAGCGCACTCTCCATAGGAACGTGAAGTCAAACAGCGCACTCTCCATAGCGACCAGCTTACCCGCAAAGTTCCAGGCAAACTGCTGCCCGCATGGCGCTGCCTCTGCTGCCGGGGAACTCCTTCAACAGAAATGTAAGTTTtggtattaaaataaacacaaaacaagcatATACTGCTCGTACTGTGTCTCTAGAGCACCCGTTACATTGTGTTTCCGCACCGTCTTGTGTCCAAGTCTGCATAAACTTGAACAGGCAATCGGTAAGAGAACTGCTCATCTTCTTCTTGACTGTCTGTAATTGTAAGTTGGGACGATAATTGTTAATCATAGGTTACATTTTGATATTATAAGTGAATGTCCATTTAAAACCATAGCTCAAGCTGTTACAGATTACAAGTTACATAAAGAAACGAGCGTCGAGGATGGTTGAGCTTCTTCTGAAAACACCgacaaatggaaattgtgaaAATAATATATGACAATAATGCTGTACTATGGTAACCCATCCatgtatgtaattatttgttttagtttacgTCTTGTCTCCTTGCACAATAAACACCTTACACAATCATCGGTAGACACAATCTAACTAAGATAGCCTAATGGTACGTGATTCTTGGCATTGGCAAGCTTTTCTAGACCCTGCATGAATGCCATGtgcacattttaaatactttctgcattatttgtcatttaagtatccaattacactctttatgCCAAAGGAACaaattggaaaagaaaaaaggcaatgTCCTCTCTTCCTCAacaaactgttttatttatttagttatttgttttggAAGGGACTGGGAGACACAATAATATGCGCAACTTGTGACACAATTTACAGGAAGAATGGAATTCTgtacaaataataaacaaacaaataaataaataaatacatacatacataaataacaatacCTGTAATGTAATCTGCAGGCCTTTAACATACAAAGAACCACTTATGAAAAATGATCCAGGGTCTCCAAAAagacatacaaaacaagtcaactTTGTAACTacttttggttgttgtttttcctattAGCTGGGAAAGGAGAAGTTCCACAAGTCCCAGCACTTTGATTATTCCAATGGCGTACCAATGTTGGTGGGTGCCAAGAAGCCTGGCATAGGGGGGGAGCTGCTGCTGGGTCAGAGTCTTCGCCCCGATTTCTCAGTGTATCCCAAGGGAGAGGGCAGTGCCAGCCCCGCCTATGTCGCCTTTGACAAACAGGTATGGCCTTAATTCATGTACTCCTCTGATATTGTGCAAAGACACAGCTGGGAATTTACAGCATCATTCTGAAAGCACTTTGTGttgggctaacaggcagacttTCTATGGGGATTCAATACCATACGAAATAATAATCGGGTTCCAATGTAAACAGCTTTGTATCATTAACTCAGTAAGCCCATTGTGACTGGttagatttttagtttttgcacAATTTAGGAAACAAACccagtgtattttttttaaatgtttaagcaGCGTGATGCTTTTGATGCTCTGCAGGTGCTGTGCTTTGACGCCTACTTCCAGGAGGATGTGCATGAGAAGCCAGAGGAGCCATACAGAATCAGGGAGTGCAAGATCTACTTCTACCTGGAGGATGACACCATAAAAGTGGTGGAACCAGAGGTTAAAAACAGTGGGATTCCACAAGGTAACAACTGTAAAGCAAAGGAAAAGGTTATAAAACATTCTGTGGCATGGGTGAGCAATTCCAGTGTTGGGAGTACTCAGGATTATTTTGCTTTTCATGCCACCTCAGGGCTTAACCACTTAATTGAAATCATTATTAGTAAGTCAAATCAGCTATTTATTCCAGATCATAAGCAGTCCCTCCCTGACGAAGTGTAGCTATAAAACCTATTTAAAGCGTCTCTGCGTCGCAAACCGTTCCTGCGgtcgcgttcgtgtagcgcacaTTTCCGCAGttgtgcacagatctgcagactTCCATCAATCCCATTGGTGGCGCAGCGCAGACCTGCTGTCTTGAGTAAGTGTACACTTAATATATGACGTCTTGCTGACGTCACGCAGTGTGCGCTGGACGCAGGGAGCAGGAAGAGTCTCAGCGGGACAGCCTGCGGCCGGGGGCGCCTGCGCACTCACTCCCGGCCCCGCACTTGAAATGCGCATCGTTTGCTGCACGCAGCTGGataagttttaaagtttatacctctgtcctttttttttgtatgaataTGAACTTTAAATGCCGCACTTGTATCATTCAATCAATAGCTTCAATCTAAAGCTCCCCCCCACTACTGTGTTTTGTGATTGTTTCAGCTACATACATATACAAGGACGTATagcttattaatttgttttgtaatgcacTGAAAACATTTCTTGTACAACTCCCTTTCATAAATACTGTTATATAATAATCCAGATGTCGATCAGTAGTAAAACGATGTTTTGATGtactattaaaataatgaattacattAAGATTAATATTAGCTATGCACCATGAATGTGACGGGATATTTGTTTGGGTTAATATGCTAACAATATCTACAATTTGCGTGTCTGTCTTCACGCCCCATCACCTGTCTCCGCCGTTAACGACATAAATGCAGCGACTTTTGGGTTTCTTAGCTggttatttgtaattaaaaagggACTCTGCTTCGGCGCCACCGCATCCCTCTCCCTCCGCCCAACGAGGACCAGTACTACACCGTCTATCACTTCAACATCAACCAGCAGATGGCGCTGTACTCCCGCATCTTCTCCATCACCGACTGCGACCTGTTCACCCGGAATTTCCTGAGGAAATTGGGGATGCGACTGAAGTCTCCTGCACCCACCCCAGAAGATCCCTACAGCATCCTACGCAGTAAGGTGAGTGAGACACAGGCAGTCTGGAAAATGATTTTGCTTTatgctaaaacatattttttgggCTATGTGATTTCAGATTCAGAACAGCAGACTGAAGTAGTTTTGTCGTTTTTAATTTGTTGCACTGTCATATGTCAGATTGAAATGTTTTCTCCTATTAGTccacattaacaaaataaatggaaaaataaaaacgaatTCAGTGAAACAAATAGACTTTTTATATCTTATGTTGTCTCTTGCTAGATTTGACATTTTGACTTTTGATATTTTGCTGTCAAATAGTGTGGAGCAAATTCAGTTTACAAGCTAAATTGGTCTTTTTATCCTATTTCACTGAAAATGTGccttgtattttagtttttccccGCATTCACAGCCTCTTTGgtttctgtacattttattgCTCTGTATAGATGAGAAGGAGTTTTGTGATCTTGCACTACTAAATGAAGTGATGCTAATTATTTAGATACTGAAATCGGGAATAGCTGAGCAATAAAATACTCCTATCCCATATGTGCTTTTCCATgcccctgtgtgtctgtacagaTGGAGGAAAGCATGAAGCCCCTGCGCCCATACGAGCGCGCTGACATAATGAAGCAGTTCATGGACCATGACCGGGAGGTCCTGCGCTTCTTCTGCCACTGGGATGACTCGGAGGCCATGTTTGGTGACGGTCACAAGCTCGTGCTGCACTACTTCCTGGCTGACGACACCATTGAGATCCTGGAGGTCCTTTCTGCTAATGCTGGGCGGGATGCTGCGCCCAAATTCCTCCACCGCAGCAAACTGCCCAAGGTGCATGCCTCTTTGAGCTGGTGATGTAGTTATAGTCCAGTGCTTTCATTGCTACCCACTTCTTCTTTCTGCTGTGGTCAGATGGTTATAGTGGGGCTCTTTTCTTTTTGCCTGGTTGTGCTTTGCTTTCCCCTGTAGCTTCAGGCTTCCCTACAGCAATATTAGCTTCCTCCCCAGCTTCAGTTGATATAAGCTAATGCATTATgaatttttgtctgtttttgtttttgcttttgtgtcACAGCATGCACCCTCCACCAAGCGCCAGCCTGGTGAGACAACGGACCGCACCGTGCTCAATGTGTTTGGACCGATGGGACAGGGGGGCCGCTACATTCTGGATAGCCGGAAAGTAAGTGAACTTCAGCTGACctattcatgttttattaatacagcaGCAGTTAGAGCAAATAACAAGCTTTGtatgattttgaaaatgtaatctgaATAGAAAGGTTTCTTGAGATCTCTCTCTGTTGCTTTCTTATGGCTTTAATTTGATATGGTTTGCTCTTGGCCTCAGCTAATCTTTACTGAGTTTTTAACTTGATCTTGGTTCCCCCCAGTACTTTAGAAGCCAATTACATTTCTCTTTACATTACATACTTTGTAGCTATAACTAGGGCTCTGTGTTTTGCATGATCTGTCCATATAATGGAAAGCCATAACACAGTGCAACCCTGATTTTATTGATTGAGCCCTTGCAAAATTCTGTCAAAAACAGTTGTGGGATCAACCCACACAAATTAAACAGatctaaataataattaagtttTCAGCTACTGGCTGACGTCACCTGAAAATGAGTACCAGTTATGATCACTCTAGAATGAATGAAGCTGAACTACAAAATTGATTGAATCTCTTGATTCAGAAACAAATTGTGGATCTGTTCCAAGAAGTGGCAAATGCATTTCACAGTACAGACGTTTTTGTGACACGTCCATGGGTATCTAATACTGGTTTCCAATCAATAAATATTTCAACATTCAATCAGTAAATTCTTCATCAAGTCCTAGCAGGAGATCAAATCTAGACACTGCAAAGTCAGATGGACTGAAACTGACAACAAACCTTGTAATTTCAAAACACCtgagatatatttgaaaatgcattgacagGGTTTGTCATGTGATCTGCCGAAGACAGTAAGTAGCCTGTGGTTCATTGCACATTTTACTCATGGACTGTATAGTGAACATAACTGTCCCTCATCGCAGAGAAACATTTGATAAATCGCTGATTACCTGATTATTCTTTAAATCAATCCTATTAAAGTGGCTGTTTTAAAATGCCGTTTTCTCCAGGCCTTGCTGATTGATCTCTGAATTTCTCAAGGCCCATTTAGTAGATTAATGATCAAAGGTCTTTATGTTCTTCCTGTGATTCACAGACCGGCGCTGTTTATGAAGAGTTCTACAAGGACTGTGACCTGACCATAGGAGCGGTCATTAACGTGTGGGGGCGGAAAGTGGTCATCTGTGACTGTGACGGCTTCACCAAGGAGTATTACCGCACTAAATACGGCATCGGTGAGTCCAAATTCTTTTTTAGTCACTTGGAAAGAAAACAAGGACCAGACATAGGAAACAATCAACTGGAGAAAACAGTAGAGGAAAAGGAGATTGTGGATGAGCAGgccaacaatacatatttgttcaTTCATATATTAACTGATTAAAAACAGAATTCAAAAAAGAAGAACTATGAAATGAACAAGTATTAGAGAGATCCACGAGCCCTAGATACTTTGTTGAAAATCATGTGTATTGGCCACAAAGTGGAATTATGAGTTTCTTGCTACATTTTCAGTTAAAAACTTAATGTAATGCTTCAGCCTTTAGCTTGAGTATTGAATAGGAGTATGTATTTCACAGATTGTCCACTAGATGTCAGTAAGGCAAcattgtttttaacacattcaGGTAGCCATGGCAGAACAAATTTTTTttgatcacattttatttttaaactgttgAAAGTGGATTTTGAATGGAATGATACATTTTTTCGATTAATTTCATAAACACTTGTAAGGGATTTATTTTGATgactttttgtaatatttttgttaggagataatatatatatatatatatatatatatatatattattattttttttaatttttaattattgtatttcttgtcagacacccatatccagagtgaaatataattgtatcacattattttattttacatacaatttcccatttatacagctgggtttttactggagcaatctaggcaAAGTATGTTGCTCAAGGGTATGTTGCTCAGCAGTGCCCACCACCTGGGACTGAAAATATACTACTATTTTTCCAAATCAGACTTCAAAATTGTacttagttttttgtttgttagggATTTgagtttgtaaaatgtattatttgcaaAGGACTGACCAAATTTTTTCCCTGACTGTAATATTCTGTCCATTAATTGAACATTTTAGAGAAATCTTTCCTTTGATTAATCCTAGACACTAAGTTTGCTCTGGAATTTAGTTACATCAGTAACACACTGTAATTAACTGTTACAGCTGTATGTTATAGTGGTGCAGCTTTTAATTGGTTAACAAGTATATGGGGGCGTGGCTTAGTGACTAATGAACTGTGACTGAGTTACAACCTTGGCAAATTAGTTTCTGAACATGCTACATAAGCAAACATATTCACTCTCCTTTATCTTTGGCTACTTGGATGAAACAGTCCAGAACCCAGCGCCAACAGTAACACAATACCAGTCTGCATGGATTGGTCTGTCTTTACCTCATGCTGTTTTATGCTGATTGAAGACCCTACGCATTAGTTACAGCTGTTCTAAATGGAGCTGTGTGACAAACGCATCTGATTGAGCACTTATCTGATTCCTAAGGTTAAGGGTTATTGTCTGCAGtgacaggaataaataactccTCTCCTTCTCTGGGGTTTACAGAGGACTTTACACCAGTGAAGTACAAAGCCCCTCCCGTTCCTAAGAGAACGAGGCAGGTCCCGCCTTACAGTGGCTTCGGCTCTGAGGAGGACTCACTCTGTTCCTGCCAGGGCCTGCTGCCCAAGCCCCTGCAGAAGGACTTCAGGAAGCAGCTGGAGAAAGACAGGTAGAAGAGCCCAtaagacatacagtgagggaaaaaagtatttgatcccctgctgattttgtacgtttgcctactgacaaagaaatgatcagtctatcattttaatggtaggtgtattttaacagtgagagacagaataacaacaaaaaaatccagaaaaatgcatttcaaaaaagttataaattgatttgcatgttaatgagggaaataagtatttgaccccttcgacttagtacttggtggcaaaacccttgttggcaatcacagaggtcagacgtttcttgtagttggccaccaggtttgcacacatctcaggagggattttgtcccactcctctttgcagatcctctccaagtcattaaggtttcgaggctgacgtttggcaactcgaaccttcagctccctccacagattttctatgggattaaggtctggagactggctaggccactccaggaccttaatgtgcttcttcttgagccactcctttgttgccttggctgtgtgttttgggtcattgtcatgctggaatacccatccacgacccattttcaatgccctggctgagggaaggaggttctcacccaagatttgacggtacatggccccgtccatcgtccctttgatttGGTGcatttgtcctgtccccttagcagaaaaacacccccaaagcataatgtttccacctccatgtttgacggtggggatggtgttcttggggtcattcctcctcctccaaacaaggcgagttgagatgatgccaaagagctcgattttggtctcatctgaccacaacactttcacccagttctcctctgaatcattcagatgttcattggcaaacttcagacgggcctgtacatgtgctttcttgagcagggggaccttgcgggcgctgcaggatttcagtccttaacggcgtagtgtgttaccaattgttttcttggtgacaatggtcccagctgccttgagatcattaacaagatcctcccgtgtagttctgggctgattcctcaccgttctcatgatcattgaaactccacgaggtgagatcttgcatggagccccagaccgagggagactgacagttattttgtgtttcttccatttgcgaattatcgcaccaactgttgtcaccttctcaccaagctgcttgacgatggtcttgtagcccattccagccttgtgtaggtctacaatcttgtccctgacaaccttggacagctctttggtcttggccatggtggagagtttggaatctgattgattgattgattctgtggacaggtgtcttttatacaggtaacgagctgagattaggagcactccctttgagagagtgctcctaatctcagctcgttacctgtataaaagacacctgggagccagaaatcttgctgattgataggggatcaaatacttatttccctcattaacatgcaaatcaatgtatagcttttttgaaatgcgtttttctggatttttttgctgttattctgtctctcactgttaaaatacacctaccattaaaattatagactgatcatttctttgtcagtgggcaaacgtacaaaatcagcaggggatcaaatacttttttccctcactgtaggtgtattttaacagtgagagacagaataacaacaaaaaaattgatttgcatgttaatgagggaaataagtatttgaccccttcgacttagtacttggtggcaaaacccttgttggcaatcacagaggtcagacgtttccatcgtccctttgatgcggtgcagttgtcctgtccccttagcagaaaaacacccccaaagcataatgtttccacctccatgtttgacggtggggatggtgttcttggggtcattcctcctcctccaaacacggcgagttgagttgatgccaaagagcttgattttggtctcatctgaccacaacactttcacccagttctcctctgaatcattcagatgttcattggcaaacttcagacgggcctgtacatgtgctttcttgagcaggggggccttgcgggcgctgcaggatttcagtccttcacggcgtagtgtgttaccaattgttttcttggtgactatgttcccagctgccttgagatcattaacaaagatcctcccgtgtagttcagTGCTGATTCtttaccgttctcatgatcattgaaactccacgaggtgagatcttgcatggagccccagaccgagggagactgacagttattttgtgtttcttccatttgcgaataatcgcaccaactgttgtcaccttctcaccatctgcttggtgatggtcttgtagcccattccagccttgtgtaggtctacaatcttgtccctgacatccttggacagctctttggtcttggccatggtggagagtttggaatctgattgattgattgcttctgtggacaggtgtcttttatacaggtaacgagctgagattaggagcactccctttaagagactgcccctaatctcagctcgttacct
It includes:
- the efhc2 gene encoding EF-hand domain-containing family member C2 isoform X2, coding for MALPLLPGNSFNRNLGKEKFHKSQHFDYSNGVPMLVGAKKPGIGGELLLGQSLRPDFSVYPKGEGSASPAYVAFDKQVLCFDAYFQEDVHEKPEEPYRIRECKIYFYLEDDTIKVVEPEVKNSGIPQGTLLRRHRIPLPPPNEDQYYTVYHFNINQQMALYSRIFSITDCDLFTRNFLRKLGMRLKSPAPTPEDPYSILRSKMEESMKPLRPYERADIMKQFMDHDREVLRFFCHWDDSEAMFGDGHKLVLHYFLADDTIEILEVLSANAGRDAAPKFLHRSKLPKHAPSTKRQPGETTDRTVLNVFGPMGQGGRYILDSRKTGAVYEEFYKDCDLTIGAVINVWGRKVVICDCDGFTKEYYRTKYGIEDFTPVKYKAPPVPKRTRQVPPYSGFGSEEDSLCSCQGLLPKPLQKDFRKQLEKDRQGLESNVLRFVAKMVTDNPIDSERKFIISFFLCDDTISVFEPPQRNSGMVGGKFLERGRIKKPGQEQFQSDLSQYFKAQDLYVGARVIFNTQEFQLVDADEYAFHYMEQHAEEFPKANIGTIVSKLKSLCESRMKEIKQAFRMNDPGNTGVIAYEPFRNLLAEVAGDQLSEHEIMVVGRHYGSPETPGSDLGYLLSLAQEQLRKKQFESFQQMVDSFVHDDQDRTGLLSAQKSRTICKAFKLPLADDLLRATLAKFANDKEEVDYGAFLSAINWRDNPAPTPLSQSPNKYDVDWSEEPTGPAVKGISYPILVEDVFGKQD
- the efhc2 gene encoding EF-hand domain-containing family member C2 isoform X1; amino-acid sequence: MALPLLPGNSFNRNLGKEKFHKSQHFDYSNGVPMLVGAKKPGIGGELLLGQSLRPDFSVYPKGEGSASPAYVAFDKQVLCFDAYFQEDVHEKPEEPYRIRECKIYFYLEDDTIKVVEPEVKNSGIPQGTLLRRHRIPLPPPNEDQYYTVYHFNINQQMALYSRIFSITDCDLFTRNFLRKLGMRLKSPAPTPEDPYSILRSKMEESMKPLRPYERADIMKQFMDHDREVLRFFCHWDDSEAMFGDGHKLVLHYFLADDTIEILEVLSANAGRDAAPKFLHRSKLPKHAPSTKRQPGETTDRTVLNVFGPMGQGGRYILDSRKTGAVYEEFYKDCDLTIGAVINVWGRKVVICDCDGFTKEYYRTKYGIEDFTPVKYKAPPVPKRTRQVPPYSGFGSEEDSLCSCQGLLPKPLQKDFRKQLEKDRQGLESNVLRFVAKMVTDNPIDSERKFIISFFLCDDTISVFEPPQRNSGMVGGKFLERGRIKKPGQEQFQSDLSQYFKAQDLYVGARVIFNTQEFQLVDADEYAFHYMEQHAEEFPKANIGTIVSKLKSLCESRMKEIKQAFRMNDPGNTGVIAYEPFRNLLAEVAGDQLSEHEIMVVGRHYGSPETPGSDLGYLLSLAQEQLRKKQFESFQQMVDSFVHDDQDRTGLLSAQKSRTICKAFKLPLADDLLRATLAKFANDKEEVDYGAFLSAINWRDNPAPTPLSQSPNKPFSALQITFKPLGLSTVNYNAFMEKLWGRAEQH